CCGCACGGTTCGATGTAGCCGGTCAGCAAGCCGGTCAGGACGAGCGCGACCTTGGGGCGCGGCCAGTCAACAAATAAATTCGGCTCCAGCGAAGATTTCCGCAGCCAGCGACTTTGCCCCTCTGCCGGCCCGTGTTCGAGGTGATTGCCGTCACCGCTTACCTGGGCGCCGGCCATGCGATCGCCACGAAAAATGATTGTGCCTAAGGCCAACACGGCCAAACCTAAAAGGGCCGCCGGCAGTAACCGCGAGAAAAGTTTTGGCGTCATCGTGGTCCATCGATGGTTCGAGGTTCCGTCCTGGCGTTAAACCGCAAGCCGTGAACTTCCCGAGTTCTCACTCGCCGACGGCAAAGCGCACCAAAATCCGTATGGTTTGGGCTTCCGGTAGATCGGTGGAGATCAAAATTTCGCCCAGCTTTCCTTCTTCGCCTCCCAAATGGAGCATAGGGCGCGTTCCCGGCGGAATTTCTATTTTTATTGGAATTCGCACCGGAGAGTCTCCTGTGCCCCCCTGCGGATCGCCCAAGGAAACTTTCAGCATCTCCGGTTTCACGCTTTTGATTTTTGGATGTAAATCGTTCCGATGCGTTCCATGCGCAACAATGAACAGTTCGGCGGTCGCTCCTTCCGGACCGCTGACCGTGCCCAGCGTCAGCAAACTGTGATCATCGTCCCAATTGCGGCCGGCGATGACCACATCGGCAATGGTGTTCCCCTCGATCGGCACCTCCAGGGCCTCTTCTTCCTGGTTTAAATGGATGTGGATTTTCTGCCGAAACGCGCCCAAAGGCAAGCCGGGTTTTACGGTCACATGCGCTACCACGCCGCTTTGGGCATTTTTTTCTTCTTGCACTGTCGAGGCCGGCATGGGCTCGGCGCGGAACTCGAACTTGTCGGCCGTCGAGCTCTCCGTGAACTCGTGGCTATCTACCGCCAGTTGGCCCGACCGATACGAATAAATGTTGATGTCCGCCGTGTGCGGCTCGCTGGCCGATATGGAACTGAACGCCAACGCGGTCGGGTTCACGCGGTACGAGCTGGTGACATCGCCGCTGATGGTGAATGTTAATTGCGGCCGCGCCGGGTCGTTGGTTTCAATCGTGGCGCTTTGGCGAAATGCTCCCGGATTCACGTCTCTGGCTTTCCATTCAAGGGTTACCGCGGTCGAATCGCCCGGCTTTAAATCCGTTTCGGCGATCTCGAACTTCGTGCAGCGGCACGTGGTTTCCCCTTTTTTCAAGATCAGGGGAGCGTGTCCATCGTTGCGGATTGTGAACACGTGCGATTTGTGGCTCTCGCGCTCCATGCTGCCGAAA
The window above is part of the Pirellulales bacterium genome. Proteins encoded here:
- a CDS encoding DUF1573 domain-containing protein, which gives rise to MRHWVLIVLAILFGAGFGLGITVMELGASLTSTVDASMAMRPTAASLQGPHVVPDQEEYNFGSMERESHKSHVFTIRNDGHAPLILKKGETTCRCTKFEIAETDLKPGDSTAVTLEWKARDVNPGAFRQSATIETNDPARPQLTFTISGDVTSSYRVNPTALAFSSISASEPHTADINIYSYRSGQLAVDSHEFTESSTADKFEFRAEPMPASTVQEEKNAQSGVVAHVTVKPGLPLGAFRQKIHIHLNQEEEALEVPIEGNTIADVVIAGRNWDDDHSLLTLGTVSGPEGATAELFIVAHGTHRNDLHPKIKSVKPEMLKVSLGDPQGGTGDSPVRIPIKIEIPPGTRPMLHLGGEEGKLGEILISTDLPEAQTIRILVRFAVGE